Part of the Ignavibacterium album JCM 16511 genome, CAATGAATGGTGGAATTGGTTTCAGATTTTTCTTTAATTAGTTTGATTGTGGATTAGTTCAAAATCGATTCTTGATAAAAACGAAATCAGAAAAACAAACACAATTGATAAGACAACAGAAGTTATAAATCCTGCAACCATTGCAGAAAGAATCAGAGCAATTACAGAAGCTAAAACAGATGTGGAAAGAGATTTTAATTCCGCATCTGTTTTTTTATTTCGTATCTGATTAATGGAAGTTTTTATAATTACAAAAAGAAGCGTCAGAAAAGAAATTAAACCGACAAGTCCGCTTTCAAAATATATCTGCAGAAAATCATTATGCCAGCCGCCTATTCCTTTATCAGCAAATTTATCTTTAAGAGGAAATGCCTGCTGAAAAGTTCTTGGACCAAAACCTAAAACGGGATGCTCAAATGCAATTTCTTTTGCACCTTGCAAGATTATATCTCTGTCAGAAAGTTGTGTAATGTTTTCAACTCTTTCTCCAATAACCTTTGAAGGACGAATAGAATAAACACCAAATCCAATAATTGCAAAAATCAAAAGCATAATAATTTGTTTTGCAGGAATTTGTTTTAAAACAATTGCAACTAATAATGCCAACAGTGCAATCGCAATGTTTGCTCTTCCAAGTGAGGTTACTAATCCGATAAAAATAATTGAGTAAACAACAGCCCAGAATATTTGCTGACTGAAATTTTTATCTTTCTTCGGAAAGAATAGTGCAGTAACAAAAGCAGTGAGAAGATATCCTGAAAAAACTGTATAACTTGAAGAAAAAGATTGTGCCCGTTCAACCTCTCCCATAAAAAATCTCGTGCTTCCTATGATTGAAATTACACCAGCTCCTAAAATAAAAATTAACATCAGTTCAATTACTTTTCCTTTTCGAAGTGTTTTCAGATAAAACGGTAAAGCGATTGCAGAAGTATAAAATAGTGCTTCTTTATAAAGAGATTCATAACTGCTCTGCGGATATTCCGAAAGAAATACTGTTATTAATCTGACTAAACCAAAAATCAAAATGAATGCTGTGATTGTATCAAATGCCTTTTTCTTTTCATCCTTACTTTCGAACAGCCATAAAATGAAAAGTAAAGCTGCTGCAAGCTGCATCACAAACAGTGAGAGTACAAAACTGACGGCAAGTAAAGACAGTAAAGTGAAAATAATCTTTCCAGAGAATCTGCTTTTAATTAGACTATCCATTAAACTCCATTATCTCTGAACTGCATTTCATATAATTTTTTGTAAAGACCTTTTTCATCTGAAATAAGTTCATCGTGAGTTCCGTGCTGAATAATTTTTCCACGGTCAATTACAATAATCTTGGTGGCATTTCTGATTGTACTTAATCTGTGAGCGATTACAAAAGTAGTTCTGTTTTCCATCAATCTTTCGATTGCTTCCTGAACAAGAATTTCGGATTCATTATCAAGTGCCGAAGTTGCTTCATCAAAAATCATTATCTCCGGATTTTTTAATAGTGCACGCGCAATTGTTAATCGTTGTCTTTGTCCACCTGAGAGTTTAACGCCTCGTTCTCCAATAACAGTCTCATATTGCTGTGGCATTTCCATAATGAAGTTGTGTGCATTTGCTGTTTTTGCAGCTTCAATTATTTTCTCCATCGGACAATCAGTTAATCCATACGCGATATTTTCTCTGATAGTTGTATTGAAAAGAAAAGTTTCCTGAGTTACAATTCCCATCTTTGAACGAAGAGACTCCAGAGTATATTTTCTAATATCAACATCATCAAGAAGAATTTTTCCTTCTGTTGGTTCATAAAATCTTGGAATCAAATCAACAAGTGTTGACTTGCCACCACCACTCGGACCAACCAATGCAATTATTTCTCCTTTATTAACAGAGAAATTAATATCTGACAAAACCCATTCTTCTGAATCTTCATATTTGAAAGAAACATTTTTGAAATGAATTGAATTTTTAAATTCTTTCAACTCGATTGCATCAGTTGCATCTTTGATATCCGGTTCGGTATCAAGTATTTCAAAAATTCTGTCGCCGGCAGCACTTGCTTCCTGAATTCTGTTGTTCACACTGCTTAATTCTTTAATCGGCGGCATCATCTGAAAAATTGCAAAAAGGAATCCTAAAAATTCACTTGCAGTGATTGTGTTTTTCTCGAGTACTAAAAGACCGCCGTAATAAATAATAAAAGCTCCGACAATAACACTTAGAAATTCAGTTAATGGAGATGATGCATTTCTTACTCTAACAATTTTCAAAACGAGTCTGAAAAATTCTTTGGTCTCTTTCATAAATCTTTTGTTCTCAAACTCTTCCATCCCAAAAGCTTTTACAATCTTTACTCCTGAAATTGTTTCCTGAAGAACGCTTGTAATATCAGCAAGCTTTTCCTGAAGTTTTGTGGTTTGTCTTCTGAGTTTGAATCCAATCCAGGCGATTATTGCCATTGAGAAGGGAAGTATTACCAATGCAAATAAAGTTAGCTGCCAGCTAATACTAAGAGCAATTCCGAGAAAGACTAATATTGTTAAAGGTTCTTTGATAAGATTTGAAAAAGTTGCAGAGATACTTGACTGAACAATATTAACATCATTTGTAAATCTTGAAATCAGATTTCCGACGCGCTCTCTTTTAAAATAACTTATTGGAAGTTTATGTAAATGCTGATAAGCTTCATCCCGTAAGTCTTTCATTGCGCCGTACTCGACATAAGACATAAAATATCCCTGCAGATAAGCAAAAATATTTTTAAACAGAAATGCAATCAGAATTACGAAACAAATTTTTATCAGAATATCAGCTTTATCTCCACTGAGAATATATTCATTAAAAGATTTGGTAACCGAACGCTGAATTTCTTCAACCCAATCCGGCAAAAGACTTTTTGTCTGTTCAATCTGAGTTTGCTGCTGAACTTTCTTTGTTGCTGATTCCTGAAAAAGTGTATCGAGTAATGGAATTGTTAAATAAACAGAAGCGCCATTCAGCAGAGCATAAAAAATTGTAAAAATGAATGTAAGCACAAGATGCTTCCAATAGGGCTTAACATAACTAATGATTCTTAAATATGTATTCATTTTATCGGTAAACTTTTTAAAGCACAGCCATCTCTCAGAGAAAGTGTTTTAATATTTTTCATAGAGCTGAGCTGAAAAATATTTATACTGTAATTCTGTAAAAGTTTATAATCGTAAATCAAATAATCTCCAAGTAACAAAAAACTTTTTATTCCTTTCTCTTCAAAAGTCTTAACAATTTTTTTCTTTAACAAATCATAGAGAATAATATTGTGACTTGCATCAGTTTTATCCGCTTCAGGTTTCTTCATAAATAAAACTACCTGTTGAAGATTATCTGCCCAGGCAATTTTTAATAAATTATTTTTCAACAGATTTAATTTCTTCTCTGTGCCATCATAATTATTTCTGATTAACAGCGAGTCATTCTTTGCTATCACTTCAAATCGTTTCAAAGGAGAAACATTAGCTAAAGCCGGTGCTTCAACAACAGGATAACCACTTTTTACAATGTCGAATAATTCATTCTCATCTGATAAAAGCTTACCGAAGTAATTAAATGTTAACGCATTTTTATTCAGATATGATGCAACAATTTCATCGAATGATATAGCAACAACTCTGAACCGATCATTATCCATCCAATAAGAATAAAGTTGAATTGCCGGTTTTAAGCTTTGTAACAGTTCTGATTTTTCCACAGCAGGTTCATATCTGAAAATTTTAATTCCATTGATTTCCGGTATAGCAATTTTTTTATTCAATGATGTATAAGTGAGATAGAAAAATGCGTTTCCATCCGGTGCAACTTCAAGTTCATAAATCTTTTCATCTTTTTTACTTTTAATAAGATTTATTTTATTAGTAGCAAAGTTGTAGTAATAGATCGAAGATATTCCTGAATTCATTCCAACGAAATAAAATCCTTTTACATTTTTTACTTTTGCAAATGAAGCTTCTTTAAGTGCAGGATCGTCCTCGGGATTTTTTTCATTACTACTTCTGCAGGAAAGAAATAGTATAATAATAATGATATTTATAAGCATAAATTTCATCTCATCCTTGCAAATAATAAAAACAATTTCAGGATTGAGTTAATCAGCATCAAAAAATATTTCCACAAAGGACTGAAAATAAAAAACAATAAAATCAGTGAACCGTAAAAACCAAGATTCAACCATTGGGCAGTAATTCTGTTTGGAAAGATTGAAAATAAAATATGTGAACCATCAAGCGGAGGAATGGGTAACAGATTAAAACAAAATAAAAATATATTGAACACAGTTCCGTAGTAAAAAATATTTGTCAATCCTGATTGGGTATTTTGTAAGGCAGCGAAAACAGAAAACAAAACTATTGCAAGCAGGAAATTTGAAAGTGGTCCGGCAAAAGAAACTAATGCATTATCTCTTAAAGGATTTCTGAAATTATTTGGATTAACAGGAACAGGTTTAGCCCAGCCAATCAGAAATGCACCGCTGAAAAAAGATAAAAACGGTAAAAGTAACGAGCCAATCGGGTCAATATGTTTAACAGGATTTAACGAATATCTTCCTTGCTGCTCAGCAGTGTTGTCTCCTAATTTCTTTGCAGAAAAAGCGTGAGCAAATTCATGAATAGTGATTGAAATAAGGAAAACAGGAATAAACTTTATAAACAACACAAGCTTTTCACTAAATTGAATTTCGGGCATTTAACCTCTCGGATGATATTTTTTATGAACTAACTTGATATAATCTCTGTCAATGTGAGTATAAATCTGAGTAGTTGAAATATCAGAATGACCAAGCATTTCCTGAACTGCTCGTAAATCTGCTCCGCCTTCAATAAGATGAGTTGCAAAAGAATGTCTGAATGTGTGTGGATGAACACTCTTTTCAATACCGGCTTGCCTGGCATAGTGATTTACAATTTTCCAGATTCCCATTCGTGAAAATTTTGTTCCGCGCTGATTAAGGAAAAGATAATTTTCACTTTTATAATTCTTTGCAAGTAGTGGTCTGCTTTTCTGAAGATATTCTTCAACCCATTTAATAGCTGATGAACCGATTGGAATTAATCTTTCTTTTGAACCTTTACCAAAAACTCTGATTACTTCTTCCGAAAGAAAAAGATCGTTCAGTTTAATATTTATTAGCTCTGAAATTCTTGTTCCGCAAGCATAAAACACTTCGAGAATAGCTTTATCTCTTAAGCCGATTGTATCTTTGACATCCGGCTGATCAAGAATCGAATTTATTTCTCTGACATTAAGAACCTCAGGAAGTTTTCGTGATATTTTGGGTGGTTGAATTCTTTCAATCGGATTTGATTTAATGTAACCATTCCTGAAAAGATATTTGAAAAAACCTTTCAGCGAAGAAAAATATCTTGCAGCAGAAGTTTCATTCAATCCTGCATCTTTAAGAAGTTTAAAGAATGAAGCAATCTGATCTGCTTTTATATCAGATAAATCATCAACTCCTGATTGAGAGATAAAATTAAGAAATGAAGTCAAATCGCTTTTATAAGAATTAATAGTATTCTCAGAAAGATTTTTTTCTATCTTAAGAGTAGCGAGATATTCCTTAAGAAAAATATTCATCAGTTTTCATCTGTTGAGTTTACACCTGATTCAGCTTCCTGCTGCCGCGGATATTTTATTCGTTTATGATTTTGTAAAACCAGAATATTAAGAAAAGCTTCCTTTATTTTTTTGATATCTGCAAAAGTAAGCGGAGAATCATCAAGCTGACCATCACGCAAACGAGAGTTGATAATCGTATTTACCATATTTTCAATTTTTGTTTCATCAGGTTCTGTTATTGAACGAACAGCAGATTCACAACCATCTGCAAGCATTACTATTGCGGTTTCTTTTGTATTAGGTTTTGGTCCTTTGTATTTATATTCTTCAACATTAACATTTTCTTCGCCATAAAGTTCTTTTGCTTTTTCGTAGAAGAAAGTCATAACAGTTGTCCCGTGATGCATTGGAATAAAATCAATTATTTCCTGCGGAAGTTTATAAAGTTTTGCAAGTTCAATACCTTCCTGAACATGCCTCAATAAAATCTGAACACTTTCCTCAGGTTTTAAATTCTCGTGAAGATTTTCTCCCTTCATCTGATTTTCTACAAAAGCATGCGGTGAAATCGTTTTACCAATATCGTGATAAAGTGCACCAACTCTCGCAAGCAAAGTATGAGCGCCAATTTTTTCTGCTGCAGATTCAGCAATCAGACTCATTATTAATGTGTGATTAAATGTTCCGGGAGCTTTTGTAGCAAGTTCTCTCAACAAAGGTCTTTCATAGTTTGAAAGTTCAAGCAAAGTGAGATCTGTTGTAATTCTGAAAATTCGTTCGAAGAAAATCAGAAGTCCGTAAGTTAATGCAGGACTTATCAGCGCATTTGAAACTGCAAAAGCGGATTCGTAGAGCATTGTATTTAGCGTTGCGAACCTTTCAAGTCCGAATGCAAAAATTGAAGTCAGGTAACCAATCATAATAAAAAGAAACGATCTGAAAATCTGAGTCCGGTTCTTTATATCTCGAACGGTGTAGACAGATAAAGCACCAGCAATAAAATTGGTTGCCATAAAAGTATAATCATTACCACGTAAAGCTCCTGTAATAAGTGTTATGATTACAGTTGAATAAAATCCTACACGCGAATCAAATGTGATTGTTAATATCATAGAAGCAACGGGAATAAAAATCAGATATTGAATCGGAGCTTTTATTGTAACTGAGTTTACAAGAAATGTAATAAATGATAAAAAGATATACAGAAATGAAATCAACAAAATTTTTCTCGTATCGAAGAATATTTTCTTTCGAAACAGATAAAGATAAATTCCGAATATTGCAAGCAATGCTCCTATGTGTAAAAATTTGCCAAGAAATTGCAAAGCAGAATCAAGCTGACTTACTTCATCGCCTTTGGCTTCTTTGTAGGATTCAATTTTCAGTTTAACCTGTTTGGTTATTCTATCGTGCTTTGCAACTATTCTTTCATTCTCATTGACGATTCCCGAGTAACGAGGTACGCTGTTTTTTGCCTGTTCAATCTCAAGCTCCGTTGCCTGCTGATCGTAAATCAATGTTGGTATTGAAAAATGGATTGAATATTCAATTAATATTTTCTTTACTTCATCAGGCACTCTTAAGTTTTCAATTTCCTTTTTTATTTCATCTCTGGCTACATCAAGCAATTCATAATCAGCTATTGGATCAATCTTATCAATATTACCAATCCTTACTGCAATGCTATCCTTTCTCTTTTCTTTTGAAGTAATGTTTAGCAGACCTTTTTTCATATACTTTTCGATTACAGGCGTTACAAGATTAAAATATTCGGTTAAAGGTTTTCGATTTCTGGTTGAGTTTTTATATTCTTTGTGAATTGACAGCATTAAAGAAAAAGTTTCAGACGAAAAGAAAGTCGGATTTAACACATTTGATGATTCCTGTTTCAGATTCTCCTCAAGAATTTCGATGAGATATTTGTTGAATGATTTAAGTGTATCCTGAATATTAATTTCTCTCCTTACAAAAACCGGATAAACCGATTCTTCTGCCTGTTTAACTTCGGTTGCATATACTATTGGATCTTTAAGAACCGCAAAACTGAAAGGTGCAATCAGATCATCGTTTGTCCATATAGTTCCTTCACTCACCTGAAAGTCAAGTGATTCACCTTTAGGAAACATAAAGACAATTACAATTGTGGTCGCAAGGAAAATTAATGTTTTTCTTTTTATTCCTTTGGATTGGACTGGATTAAACTTCTCGCTCATATTACTTTTTTCTTTTTGCGTTTAATAATGCTTCAAGAATTTCTGATATTCCATCTTCGTTATTTGTTTTGGTTAAAACACAATCTGCCATTCTTTTTAACTCAGGAACAGCATTTGCCATTGCTACTTTGAATGCTTTTGTCTCGAACATCGGAATATCATTATACCAATCTCCGATAACCATCGCATCTTCAGGTTTTAATCTGAGATGCTTTAACAATCTCATCAAACCATCTGCTTTTGTAGAACCGGATTTTTTGATTTCAAGATAATAAATATTATCGTGAGAATGAGAACGAAAAAATGAAACTGAAGTTCCGAATACAAAAGGAAAGCTTAATCTGTCACGAAGATATTCCATTGTCCTTCTGTTATCTCCGGCAAATACGATTTCAAGTGTATTGTCTTTAAAGTTGTTATAAGACTCGACTTCTTTGTACAAAGCACCGAACTTATCGAGAATCATAGGAATAAGAGAGTTATTTTCTGTGTAATAAATTGCTTCTGAATGACAAAGCGCAATATTAACAAAGTATTTTTCAGCAAGTTCAATAGATTTGTTCACGATGCTTTTCCTCAATGCTGATTTATGAACAATTATATCACCTTTGCCGTTTTTTATCAAAGCTCCATCAAGTGAAATCAAAGGTGTTGATGTTCCTATTGAGTTAGCAATTTCAACCAGCGCTGAATGTAATCTTCCCGATGCCAGAGAAATTTTGATGTCTGATTTCATTAATTCTTTAATGAGAGTAAAAGATTTTTCTCCGATTGTGCCTTCATCACTTAACAGTGTTCCATCAACATCAAACAATACAAGTTTTATTTGTTTTAGCTTTTCAGGATTTATTTTTTTAACTGGATTCATACAATCTTAAGTTATTTGTTCAAAATGTTTGTGCAAAAATCGGTATTTCCAAGTTCAATTAACAGTCTCTTCGAATGAACATTGCCATTATTGAATGACTGAATGCCTACCTTAGGTGTGTAAAATTAAAGGTAAGGAATAGACTACTAGCTGTTTAGAAGAGATTTGTCCAAAGTGGTTGTTCGCATGGGAGTCTGAAACCGCGTAAATAATTTTATAAAAATTTAACTTGACTTTAAGAAAAATTTTTTGCTATTTGAGTTTGAAATTTTTATTGGGTGGACAGTGGGAATAATTAGCACGAAATTTCATTTGTTAATATTTATTTTGGCACGGTTTTACTCTCTCTCTCTCTCTGTGTGGGAAAGCGGGAGGGAAATATGTTGAAATTAATCCCCCTGCTTTGTTTATTTCCGTATGATACTTTTCAAAAGTTCATACAGGTTAACCCTCCGAAGCAATACTACACTAAAGTCATATATGGTAAACTTCGGCGAAGGAGGGCATTCAATCATTCACACATTCACCCAAACAAGCCGCGGGGGAGAACATTTGCATACTTTCCAACTGGTTTTACATAGCTTAAAGAAAATTATCGTTGTCATTCCGAATTTATTTCGGAATCTAACAGCAATTTCTTTCCCTAACATTTAATAAAAAGGTAATAAGAGATGCAAAAGATATTATTAATATTTGTGCTGTTAACATTGCAAAGTGGTTTACTTTTAGCACAGCAGACAAGAGAAGAAAAACTTGCACAGTTAAGACAAAGAAAAGATATAAAAGTAACCGAAGTAGAAAAAAACATATTAAAAATTGAATATTCAAACGGCAAAACAATATTAAAGAACATAGGTAACTACGAACCAAGAACCACGTACAAAATAAACTACTCCCCAACCTTTGACAGCACAATAATAGACCTGACAACAATAGACACAACTCTTTATTACCAGAAATACAGCTTTTGGCAGGAAGTGAATATTGGTAGTCCCTATACAGCACCTCCATTAGTCAGCGATATTAATAATAACAGTATGCCAGAAATTTATGGGATGAAGAAAGATTATAATACAGAGGGCAGTGATGTAATAATAATGGAGATGAACAGCTATAGCAGATTTGATTCAGTATTCAATTATGATAGCACAAATAATCCAAGAGCGATTTATGATATTGACAAAAATGGAAGACAAGAATTGCCTTTTAGAAGATATCCTTCTGATACATTATATCCCGGACATAGCTGGTTATTTTTTACCCAACTTACAGATACATCACTAGCTATAGATTTATCGTTTATCTTCTATCCGTTCCCATTTTCAGAGGGAACACAACTTGATAATAATCGATTTGGTGATTGGGATGGAGATGAATTTACTGATCATATATTTAACAGAAATTGCTGTCCAAACAGTATATACATATTTGAGTATAATCCTTTAATAAACAATTTTGATTCGGTTTATTATTACGATCCTTCACAATATGATATTTTCTGGTCTGGTTTTGCCGTCGGGGATATTAACCAGAATGGAATGACAGAATTTTTTGCCGGAAGTGTAAACGGTAAGGTTATCGCAATTGAAAACTGCGGGAATAATTGTTATGACTTGGTCAGGCAAAGTTTTGTTGAAACGAATAACGCATATCTATATGCTGTAACAAACGACCTTGATGGCAATGGAAAACCCGAGGTTTGGATTGGCGGTGATGCTTTTTATAATGGAGTTGGTATTACGCGGATAACAATATTTGAAGCAAATGGGAGTAATAGTTACCAGATTGTAGGTCGAATAGACCTTTTAGGAGTATTTTCATTCTATGCTTCAAATATGCACGTGCTAGATGTTGATAAGGACGGTAAGGAAGAAGTAATGGTGTGTATAGACCAGCATGTAATAATACTTAAATTCAATGGCAGCCAGAATCATCATACTTATGAAGTGTTTTATATAAAGCGGAATGATCTTGCTTTCAGTGGAAGAAACTCAGTTTTTTACGGCGCAACTATGTACGATATTGACGGTGACGACAAGGAAGATATAGTGATACATCTTGATGATGTTATTACAAATGAAGGGATGAGATTATTTACTTTTATATATAAAGCCGATTTTTCATTAGATGTAAATGAGTTGGATCCTTTACCGGAAAAATTTCATCTATATCCAAATTACCCAAATCCTTTTAATCCTTCAACAAACATCAGGTTTGAGATTCCGGAATATGCTTTTGTTTCAATAAAAGTATATAACATTTTAGGCAAAGAAATAACAACACTGTTAGAAAAAGAATTATCTCCCGGCGATTATAAAATTTACTGGGAAGCAAAGGATAGTAATAATAATTTACTTCCTTCGGGGGTGTATTTTATAAGATTTTCAGCAGGTAAATACACTCATTCTGTTAAAGCAGTATTGCTTAAATAAATTATTAAAAAAGAATGAAGGATATTAAAAATGAAAAAAGTAATAATTCTTTTCGTAATTATGACAACTTCTGTGTTTTCTCAGGGGTGGAATAATGTCGTTCAGACTACAATTCCGTTCACATCAGCTTCGAAAGTTGACCTTGTAACAAACAAAGATGGTAATCATATATTGGTTACTTATGCTGATTATCCAACATATTATCTCAGATATTATCTGGTTAATAGTTCAGGTGCAGTTATTAGGAACTTTACATTTGAAAATCAGGCTGTGCAGTTTGCAAATATTGACGGAACTGATGACAGAATTTATGTTGTGTATAAAATCGGTAACCAGATAAAAACCAGAAAATCAACCGATGCTGGGCAAACTTGGTTAACTAATATTGACCCTCTTGATATTGGAAATAATACCTGTAATAATATTGATGTAACTTTTGGTAAAGATGACAATGCTCTCCACGTTGTTTGGGCAACGCAAGATAATGGAAATGATTATGAAACTTATTATAGGAGATTATACAATGATGAGTGGGAGGCTCAAAAAAACGTTACTGATTATGGAAATGAAGTCGGCGGTTTTCCAACAGTGTCAAAATCACCTAATCGTGTACATGTCTCTTACAACACAGGTCAATCTTATGACCCGGAAACAAATCTTGGAGATGCAAAATCAAGAGATAAATACATTAATACCTGGCAAAGTCCGCAATTAGTATTCCCTACCGAATCTTTCAGGGAAAGAATTCACGCAGGTAATTCAAAACTTTTTGATTTTTATTATAAACTTGAAACCGGTATGGGTCAGTATCATTCAGATCTTTACGTAAAAGAAAGAAGTTTTGGTAGTACATCGTGGTCTTCGCCTCAACTTCTGAAACAATTTGCTGGAGTTAATGAGATTTTATCTGCAACAAACTCAAGTGATGGAAATACACACATAGTTTATGAGATCTCTGATGGTGTGGGTTACAGAAAATATAATGGTTCATATTGGAGCGCGGAAGAACAAATTGGTGATGGATATATTTCACCAAGAATTTACTCAGTTTCAAATGATCTTTATGTTGTGTGGGGCAGAATTGTACCTAATCAGAAAATTTATAATGTATATTACCGTCAATACGATGCAGCACCACTGGCACCACAAAACCCACAATTAAGTGCAAATCCTGGTAATAATAAAGTAAGGATAAGTTGGACGAGGAATAATGAAGCTGATATTTCCTTTTATAAAGTCTGAAGGAAGGTTGCAGAACTCGGAGGTGTCTGGCAAAATATCGGAACAGCAACTAATAATTATTTTGTAGATAATGAATATTTGTTTACTCCGGGAGGGGGTGACTTCACATTAACATATAAAATACGGGCAAAGGATATAGGCAATCACTATTCGGATTTTAGTGTTGGAGTAATAACAAGAGCAGAATTTTTAGGGAAAGATATTACAGCATTAAATTCAGGTGAATTCAGATTAATGGAAAATTATCCCAACCCATTCAACCCATCAACAAAGATCAGTTGGCAGTCACCAGTAGGCAGTTGGCAAACACTAAAAGTTTATG contains:
- a CDS encoding T9SS type A sorting domain-containing protein, whose product is MFTPGGGDFTLTYKIRAKDIGNHYSDFSVGVITRAEFLGKDITALNSGEFRLMENYPNPFNPSTKISWQSPVGSWQTLKVYDMLGREVATLVDEYRQAGNYEIEFNASNLPSGVYISKPQAGEFVQNKKMILTK
- a CDS encoding T9SS type A sorting domain-containing protein, producing the protein MQKILLIFVLLTLQSGLLLAQQTREEKLAQLRQRKDIKVTEVEKNILKIEYSNGKTILKNIGNYEPRTTYKINYSPTFDSTIIDLTTIDTTLYYQKYSFWQEVNIGSPYTAPPLVSDINNNSMPEIYGMKKDYNTEGSDVIIMEMNSYSRFDSVFNYDSTNNPRAIYDIDKNGRQELPFRRYPSDTLYPGHSWLFFTQLTDTSLAIDLSFIFYPFPFSEGTQLDNNRFGDWDGDEFTDHIFNRNCCPNSIYIFEYNPLINNFDSVYYYDPSQYDIFWSGFAVGDINQNGMTEFFAGSVNGKVIAIENCGNNCYDLVRQSFVETNNAYLYAVTNDLDGNGKPEVWIGGDAFYNGVGITRITIFEANGSNSYQIVGRIDLLGVFSFYASNMHVLDVDKDGKEEVMVCIDQHVIILKFNGSQNHHTYEVFYIKRNDLAFSGRNSVFYGATMYDIDGDDKEDIVIHLDDVITNEGMRLFTFIYKADFSLDVNELDPLPEKFHLYPNYPNPFNPSTNIRFEIPEYAFVSIKVYNILGKEITTLLEKELSPGDYKIYWEAKDSNNNLLPSGVYFIRFSAGKYTHSVKAVLLK